The following proteins come from a genomic window of Ferrovibrio sp. MS7:
- a CDS encoding peptidylprolyl isomerase yields MFHLSASRLALIAGLLACSLPATMPTTVLAQGAKPAAPAQAAAPAANDPVVARVNGQAITRSQVAAVYETLPPQMRQAPLDTIMPALINEIVARRLINEAAEKAKIDNDPKVKDQLKVARENVMQQAFLERAVSQQLTEARLKQRYDDLIKAQPPRDEVHARHILVATEADAMAALEDVKKGQDFGDVSKKRSTGPTATTGGDLGFFTKDQMVPEFAEAAFALQPGQVTQKPVKTQFGFHIIKVEARRVAPPPSFNDVADEVRDILVREIVEQTVNDLKKGAKIEIVEQPKPAGQLPTLAPAPKK; encoded by the coding sequence GTGTTCCATCTCTCCGCTTCCCGCCTTGCCCTCATCGCCGGCCTGCTGGCCTGCTCGCTGCCGGCCACCATGCCGACCACCGTGCTGGCCCAAGGCGCCAAGCCGGCGGCACCCGCCCAGGCTGCTGCCCCGGCTGCCAATGACCCGGTGGTGGCACGCGTGAACGGCCAGGCCATCACCCGCTCGCAGGTCGCCGCCGTGTATGAGACGCTGCCGCCGCAGATGCGCCAGGCGCCGCTCGACACCATCATGCCGGCGCTGATCAACGAGATCGTCGCCCGCCGCCTGATCAACGAGGCCGCCGAGAAGGCCAAGATCGACAATGATCCGAAGGTGAAGGATCAGCTTAAAGTGGCGCGTGAAAACGTGATGCAGCAGGCCTTCCTTGAGCGCGCCGTGTCGCAGCAGCTCACCGAGGCGCGGCTGAAGCAGCGTTACGACGACTTGATCAAGGCCCAGCCGCCGCGCGACGAAGTGCATGCCCGCCATATCCTGGTCGCCACCGAAGCCGACGCCATGGCGGCGCTGGAAGACGTGAAGAAGGGCCAGGATTTCGGCGACGTGTCGAAGAAGCGTTCGACCGGCCCGACCGCCACCACTGGCGGCGACCTCGGCTTCTTCACCAAGGACCAGATGGTGCCCGAATTCGCCGAAGCCGCCTTCGCGCTGCAGCCCGGCCAGGTGACGCAGAAGCCGGTGAAGACCCAGTTCGGTTTCCACATCATCAAGGTGGAAGCGCGCCGCGTGGCGCCGCCGCCGTCCTTCAACGACGTCGCCGACGAAGTGCGCGACATCCTGGTGCGCGAGATCGTCGAGCAGACGGTCAACGACCTGAAGAAGGGCGCCAAGATCGAGATCGTGGAACAGCCCAAGCCGGCGGGCCAGCTCCCGACCCTGGCGCCGGCTCCCAAGAAGTAA
- a CDS encoding patatin-like protein, translating to MQEKELRLALVCFGGVSLAIYMHGVSKEILKLVRASKAFHTLPKGSRETISYADTEDAEKHPADSELIYFELIQELSKHIELRVIVDVIAGASAGGMNGIMLARALAHDLRLSHFRDLWLKQADVSKLLDRSKRASPWSKWFMRPLLWLASRSRLGRLLADPEIREKVSLFTRSRWFEPPFDGMHLGRKLLQGLEAMGDPAEPGASLMPAGLQLDLFVTVTDFYGYLQHIPIHDPPFVRDREHRHMLKFQYRRWQDGEEISDFTKLDAPALAFAGRATSAFPGAFPPAQLSEIDALLAERGRQWESKEAFLRKNFGDYLGAGLDPSLTSFVDGGVLNNKPFASAMKAIRGRPAYRQVDRRLVYIDPAPIRPPPPPTGRIPGFFRTLKGALSDIPRNQPISDELIWVSRFNERVRHLRGIIDATQPQISRLVSEHAPEGRDGPLNEDQIRAWRLAASARAAQDAGFAYEGYIRLKLGAVQQFINRQIERISELRENSIESAWIAQVITRWATVRQVCATAPSYARTTLASNRDELPPWVRFLLAFDVAFRQRRLRFLLQRLNTFYAKIGDPEHQGLEAVQLNQLKRLLYGELETLRRFDTGGFVSIDTASRIRQLFRRSIQPMEPEKLAQDAAEFADAHLHEIDAIVDGLNADIALNATTNRLDALLATLHPDDWSRVARRDILESYIGFAFWDVLTFTITNWRDLGEFNEIRIDRISPEDARAIRDANTLKGINFGRFGAFFSRPHRENDYLWGRLHGVERLIDIVCDSGLDGTDAPRVDRRALKYRAFEIILAAEARYLRHSTPLIEELRAEIAALREAAGLSQPKPGKAG from the coding sequence GTGCAAGAGAAGGAACTGCGCCTGGCTCTGGTGTGTTTTGGCGGCGTCTCGCTCGCCATCTACATGCATGGCGTGTCGAAGGAAATCCTGAAACTCGTGCGCGCTTCCAAGGCCTTCCACACCCTGCCCAAGGGCAGCCGCGAGACCATCAGCTATGCCGATACCGAGGATGCCGAGAAGCATCCGGCGGATAGCGAGCTGATCTATTTCGAGCTGATCCAGGAACTGAGCAAGCATATCGAGCTGCGGGTGATCGTGGACGTGATCGCCGGCGCCTCGGCCGGCGGTATGAACGGCATCATGCTGGCCCGCGCCCTGGCACATGACCTGCGGCTGTCGCATTTCCGCGACCTGTGGCTGAAGCAGGCCGATGTGAGCAAACTGCTCGACCGCTCCAAGCGCGCCTCGCCCTGGAGCAAATGGTTCATGCGGCCCCTGCTCTGGCTGGCCTCGCGCTCCAGGCTCGGCCGCCTGCTGGCCGATCCGGAGATCCGCGAGAAGGTGTCGCTGTTCACCCGCTCGCGCTGGTTCGAGCCGCCTTTCGACGGCATGCATCTCGGGCGCAAGCTGCTGCAGGGCCTGGAAGCCATGGGCGATCCCGCCGAGCCCGGCGCCTCGCTGATGCCGGCCGGCCTGCAGCTCGACCTGTTCGTCACCGTCACCGATTTCTATGGCTATCTGCAGCATATCCCGATCCACGATCCGCCCTTCGTGCGCGACCGCGAGCATCGCCACATGCTGAAATTCCAGTACCGCCGCTGGCAGGATGGCGAGGAGATTTCCGATTTCACCAAACTGGATGCGCCGGCCCTGGCCTTCGCCGGCCGCGCCACCTCGGCCTTTCCCGGCGCCTTCCCACCAGCGCAATTGAGCGAAATCGACGCGCTGCTGGCCGAACGCGGCCGGCAATGGGAAAGCAAGGAAGCCTTCCTTAGGAAGAATTTCGGCGACTATCTCGGCGCCGGGCTGGATCCATCGCTGACTTCCTTCGTCGATGGCGGCGTGCTGAACAACAAACCCTTCGCCTCGGCGATGAAGGCGATCCGCGGTCGCCCGGCCTACCGCCAGGTCGACCGCCGCCTGGTCTATATCGATCCGGCGCCGATCCGGCCACCGCCGCCGCCCACTGGCCGCATCCCGGGCTTTTTCCGCACGCTCAAAGGCGCACTTTCCGATATCCCGCGCAACCAGCCGATTTCGGATGAACTGATCTGGGTCAGCCGCTTCAACGAGCGCGTGCGGCATCTGCGCGGCATCATCGACGCGACGCAGCCGCAGATTTCCCGCCTGGTGAGCGAGCATGCGCCGGAAGGCCGCGACGGGCCGCTGAACGAGGACCAGATCCGCGCCTGGCGGCTGGCTGCGAGCGCGCGCGCCGCGCAGGATGCCGGCTTCGCCTATGAAGGCTATATCCGCCTCAAGCTCGGCGCCGTGCAGCAATTCATCAACCGGCAGATCGAGCGCATCAGCGAACTGCGCGAGAACTCCATCGAATCCGCCTGGATCGCACAAGTGATCACGCGCTGGGCCACGGTGCGCCAGGTCTGCGCCACGGCACCGAGCTATGCCCGCACCACTTTGGCAAGCAATCGCGACGAACTGCCGCCCTGGGTGCGTTTCCTGCTCGCCTTCGACGTCGCCTTCCGTCAGCGCCGCCTGCGCTTTCTGCTGCAACGGCTGAACACCTTTTATGCCAAGATCGGCGATCCCGAGCATCAGGGGCTGGAAGCCGTGCAGCTCAACCAGCTCAAACGGCTGCTCTACGGCGAACTTGAAACCTTGCGGCGTTTCGATACCGGCGGCTTCGTCTCGATCGACACGGCATCACGCATCCGGCAGTTGTTCCGCCGCTCGATCCAGCCAATGGAGCCGGAGAAACTGGCGCAGGATGCCGCCGAATTCGCCGACGCGCATCTGCACGAGATCGACGCCATCGTCGATGGCCTCAATGCCGACATCGCGCTGAATGCCACCACCAACCGGCTGGATGCCCTGCTTGCCACACTGCATCCCGACGACTGGAGCCGGGTGGCGCGGCGCGACATCCTGGAAAGCTATATCGGCTTTGCCTTCTGGGACGTGCTGACCTTCACCATCACCAACTGGCGAGACCTGGGCGAATTTAACGAAATCCGCATCGACCGCATCAGCCCGGAAGATGCCCGCGCCATCCGCGATGCCAACACGCTGAAGGGCATCAATTTCGGCCGTTTCGGTGCCTTCTTCAGCCGGCCGCACCGCGAGAACGACTATCTCTGGGGCCGGCTGCATGGCGTGGAGCGACTGATCGACATCGTCTGCGATTCCGGCCTGGACGGCACCGACGCCCCGCGTGTCGACCGCCGCGCCCTGAAATACCGCGCCTTCGAGATCATCCTGGCCGCCGAGGCCCGGTATCTGCGCCATAGCACCCCGCTGATCGAAGAACTGCGCGCCGAAATCGCTGCGCTGCGCGAAGCTGCCGGCTTGAGCCAGCCGAAGCCCGGAAAAGCCGGATAA
- the ribA gene encoding GTP cyclohydrolase II produces MPLDAETIAVSTDRAAHEWRRGRAVLLQSATGNYLALAAETLSEMALAQALALAGAGAAEAALALTAQRAAVLHILPNGHDTLLLPLAELPVPVPERASLIRDLADASRDLAAPLRGPYQRLRGAPPPAAAAAIKLAKVAYLLPAAVLIPLGEAVLSDLLVRVQAEAITAYDQAAAESLKPVSQARLPVADAEDARLYAFRAADGGPEHFALVIGRPDPGQPVLARLHSECFTGDLLGSLRCDCGEQLRGAVRTIRESGGGVLLYMAQEGRGIGLVNKLRAYQLQDEGFDTVEANLRIGYAADERWFLPAARMLKLLGFSSVRLLTNNPEKVDGLSAAGIEVAERVPHKFPANSHNEAYLATKKKRSGHYL; encoded by the coding sequence ATGCCTCTCGATGCTGAAACCATCGCCGTCAGCACCGACCGCGCCGCCCATGAATGGCGTCGTGGCCGGGCCGTGCTGCTGCAATCGGCGACGGGCAATTACCTGGCGCTGGCCGCCGAAACCCTGAGCGAGATGGCGCTGGCCCAGGCGCTTGCCCTGGCGGGCGCCGGCGCCGCCGAGGCGGCCCTGGCGCTCACTGCGCAGCGCGCCGCCGTGCTGCATATCCTGCCCAACGGGCATGACACCCTGCTGCTGCCGTTGGCCGAATTGCCGGTGCCAGTCCCTGAACGTGCCAGCCTGATCCGCGACCTCGCCGATGCCAGCCGCGACCTGGCGGCGCCCTTGCGCGGGCCTTATCAGCGATTGCGCGGGGCACCGCCGCCGGCAGCCGCTGCTGCGATCAAGCTGGCCAAGGTGGCCTACCTGCTGCCCGCCGCCGTGCTGATCCCGCTGGGCGAGGCTGTGCTGTCCGATCTTCTGGTGCGGGTGCAGGCCGAAGCCATCACCGCCTATGACCAGGCGGCGGCGGAAAGCCTGAAACCGGTGAGCCAGGCGCGGCTGCCGGTGGCCGATGCCGAGGATGCACGGCTTTATGCCTTCCGTGCCGCTGATGGCGGGCCGGAACATTTCGCCCTGGTGATCGGCCGGCCCGATCCCGGCCAGCCGGTGCTGGCGCGGCTGCATTCGGAATGCTTCACCGGCGACCTGCTTGGCAGCCTGCGCTGCGATTGCGGCGAGCAGTTGCGCGGCGCCGTGCGCACCATCCGCGAGTCCGGCGGCGGTGTCCTGCTCTACATGGCACAGGAAGGCCGTGGCATCGGCCTGGTCAACAAGTTGCGCGCCTACCAGCTCCAGGACGAGGGCTTCGACACCGTGGAGGCCAACCTGCGCATCGGCTATGCCGCTGACGAACGCTGGTTCCTGCCCGCCGCCCGCATGCTCAAGCTGCTCGGCTTTTCCAGCGTGCGGCTGCTGACCAACAACCCCGAGAAGGTGGATGGCCTGTCTGCCGCCGGTATCGAAGTGGCCGAGCGGGTGCCGCACAAATTCCCCGCCAACAGCCATAACGAAGCCTACCTGGCGACCAAGAAGAAGCGCTCAGGGCATTATCTGTAA
- a CDS encoding DUF1826 domain-containing protein → MNMPALRRMVPAAAVWRPQSNIAIWRRDLSPCLFSAARHLAAEAEDGLQFWVRRDEPSQQATLQAFAAPGWQPQPMRNAGTGLQLLMADIATLIDWFRRQSRAPRLHVGLAPVRGNACRFYHTDMVGQRLLCSYAGPGTEWLPDDKVNRSALGRGDNAAVLRDPDAVASLQPGWAALLRGERDPAWNGRGVVHRSPPYRPGHERLVLTIDEPGRHLHG, encoded by the coding sequence ATGAATATGCCGGCGTTGCGCAGGATGGTGCCGGCTGCCGCAGTGTGGCGGCCACAATCCAACATCGCCATCTGGCGCCGTGATTTATCGCCTTGTCTGTTCAGCGCGGCGCGGCATCTCGCGGCAGAAGCCGAGGATGGCCTGCAATTCTGGGTCCGTCGCGATGAGCCGTCACAACAGGCGACGCTGCAGGCATTTGCCGCCCCAGGCTGGCAGCCACAGCCAATGCGGAATGCCGGCACCGGCTTGCAGTTGCTGATGGCCGATATCGCCACCTTGATCGACTGGTTCCGGCGCCAGAGCCGCGCGCCGCGGCTGCATGTCGGGCTGGCTCCCGTGCGCGGCAATGCCTGCCGCTTCTATCACACCGACATGGTGGGGCAGCGGCTGCTATGCAGCTATGCCGGTCCTGGCACCGAATGGCTACCGGATGACAAGGTCAACCGGTCCGCCTTGGGCCGTGGCGACAATGCCGCCGTGCTGCGCGATCCCGACGCCGTGGCGAGCCTGCAGCCCGGCTGGGCCGCATTGCTGCGCGGCGAGCGTGACCCGGCCTGGAATGGCCGCGGCGTGGTACATCGCTCGCCACCCTATCGGCCAGGCCATGAGCGCCTGGTGCTGACCATAGATGAGCCAGGACGGCATCTGCACGGCTGA
- the zigA gene encoding zinc metallochaperone GTPase ZigA, translating to MPDTVSPAADTRLPVTVLSGFLGAGKTTLLNHVLSNREGRRVAVIVNDMSEVNIDAALIRDGGAGLSHTEEKLVELSNGCICCTLRDDLLAEVKRLAGENRFDYLLIESTGIAEPMPVAATFDFRDEAGFSLSDLARLDTLVTMVDAFNFSRDYASTDFLHQRGASAGEGDERTVVDLLLEQIEFADVIVLNKADLVTSAQLGFLEGLIRRFNPDADIRHAEHGRVPLEALLNTRRYDAERAGRLPGWQQALLGLHNPETEEYGIRSFVYRAHRPFHPERLYHWLNSEWPNVWRSKGFFWLASRMAFVGTWSQAGAVTRHEKGGLWWAQVPREDWPDHPDWQAGMQQVWREPFGDRRQEIVLIGAGMDEAALRRGFDACLLTPAEMQLGPRGWKFLWDPFPTWRQAKAA from the coding sequence ATGCCAGACACCGTCAGCCCCGCCGCCGATACCCGCCTGCCCGTCACCGTCCTGTCCGGCTTCCTCGGCGCCGGCAAAACCACGCTGCTTAATCATGTGCTGTCGAACCGCGAGGGCCGACGGGTGGCGGTGATCGTGAATGATATGAGCGAGGTGAATATCGACGCGGCTTTGATCCGCGATGGCGGCGCCGGCCTCAGCCACACCGAGGAAAAGCTGGTGGAGCTGAGCAATGGCTGCATCTGCTGCACCCTGCGCGACGACCTGCTGGCAGAAGTGAAGCGCCTGGCAGGCGAGAATCGCTTTGACTACCTGCTGATCGAAAGCACCGGCATCGCCGAACCGATGCCGGTGGCTGCAACATTCGATTTCCGCGACGAAGCCGGCTTTTCGCTTAGTGATCTGGCGCGGCTGGACACGCTGGTGACCATGGTCGACGCCTTCAACTTCAGCCGCGACTATGCTTCCACGGACTTCCTGCATCAGCGTGGCGCCAGTGCCGGCGAGGGCGACGAGCGCACCGTGGTCGACCTGCTGCTGGAGCAGATCGAGTTCGCCGATGTGATCGTGCTGAACAAAGCGGACTTGGTGACATCGGCACAGCTTGGTTTCCTGGAAGGACTGATCCGGCGCTTCAATCCCGATGCCGATATACGCCATGCCGAGCATGGCCGCGTACCGCTCGAGGCCCTGCTGAATACCCGCCGCTATGATGCCGAACGTGCCGGCCGCCTGCCCGGCTGGCAACAAGCGCTGTTGGGATTACATAACCCGGAAACCGAGGAATACGGCATCCGCAGCTTCGTCTATCGCGCCCATCGCCCGTTTCATCCCGAGCGGCTGTATCACTGGCTCAACAGCGAATGGCCAAATGTATGGCGCTCGAAGGGCTTCTTCTGGCTGGCCAGCCGCATGGCCTTTGTCGGCACCTGGTCGCAGGCCGGAGCGGTGACCCGGCATGAAAAAGGCGGCCTCTGGTGGGCCCAGGTGCCGCGCGAGGATTGGCCGGATCATCCGGATTGGCAGGCCGGCATGCAGCAGGTGTGGCGCGAGCCGTTTGGCGACCGGCGCCAGGAAATCGTGCTGATCGGCGCCGGCATGGATGAAGCCGCCTTGCGCCGAGGCTTCGATGCCTGCCTGCTGACGCCGGCCGAAATGCAACTGGGGCCTCGCGGCTGGAAATTCCTGTGGGACCCTTTCCCGACCTGGCGGCAGGCCAAGGCCGCATGA
- a CDS encoding efflux RND transporter permease subunit, translating into MWLTRVSINNPVFASMMMLSLLVVGLFSYSRLGVDQFPEVEFPIVLVNTSYPGATPESVESEVTRPIEEAVNTISGMRSLTSRSLEGRSSVVIEFELTIDPVRAVQDVREKVALVAPQFRREIKDPEISRFSPDNQPIASIAVRSERRGLRELTTLTDQVIIKRLQIARGVGQAYIVGGVKRRINVMPDPEKMLAQGIGMDQLMSVLRAENQQLPVGTLTRAQQEFVVQIEGRVQDPAKFADLIVARRGSAPVYLRDIATVEDGEEDDTSVAMLNGERMLAIDFLKVQGANTIQVIDNLRQLVKELEPSLPPDVKLEFVKDTSRGIRVSVDSVRRTLIEGGVLTVIIVFLFLNSWRSTIITGLTLPIAVIGTLAAVYAAGFTLNKLTLMALSLAVGILIDDAIVVRENITRHVAMGKSHRRASLEGTEEIGLAVLATTFSIVAVFLPVAFMGGIIGRFFLQFGITVVVAVLISLFVSFTLDPMLSSVWHDPDSLPNAKRGPIGRLVGLVDKGMEKLGRVYHRLLGWSLRWRWLVLVLALASFIGCFSLAKRIGTEFVPDADLSEILVEVTVQPGASLDYMEAKLRQVQDALKEFPEVRYSYGAANAGLLARKNVGTIYVRFVDLKDRTRTPAELAQPMRQRLWQIAGIDNINIGQPNIGGGLNKTIQISLQGRDIAELDRLSREAMALIRDVPGLVDLESSLKANKPTVALTIDRQLAADLGVGLGSIAATLRPLLAGDEAGTWKAPDDEDYDVFVRLPRSDRAGLPDLDRLYVASSQTNADGSPKMVALSQVADIAPSAGSTQINRRDLNREVLLSASSSGRPVGEVSRDIQARLSGLHLPPGYRFWFGGSSKDMNESAGFAAAALLLAVVFIYLILASQFASFLQPFAIMSSLPLSLIGVLIGLYAWGSTFNIFSVIGFIMLMGLVTKNAILLIDFANQARAAGKPRTEALQEAGEIRLRPIIMTTLAMIFGMIPLALALGEGAKQSSAMAHAVIGGLISSTLLTLLVVPVIYSYLDDFGSFVKRFLPKAPDDDHAAEKQPAE; encoded by the coding sequence ATGTGGCTCACCCGCGTCAGCATCAACAACCCGGTCTTCGCCAGCATGATGATGCTGTCGCTGCTGGTGGTTGGCCTGTTCTCCTATTCGCGCCTCGGCGTCGATCAATTCCCGGAAGTCGAATTTCCCATCGTGCTGGTGAATACCAGCTATCCCGGCGCCACGCCGGAATCGGTGGAAAGCGAAGTGACGCGGCCGATCGAGGAAGCCGTGAACACCATCAGCGGCATGCGCTCGCTCACCTCGCGGTCGCTGGAAGGCCGTTCCAGCGTGGTGATCGAGTTCGAACTGACCATAGACCCGGTGCGCGCGGTGCAGGATGTGCGCGAGAAGGTGGCTTTGGTGGCGCCGCAATTCCGCCGCGAGATCAAGGATCCCGAAATCAGCCGCTTCAGCCCGGACAATCAGCCCATCGCCTCCATCGCGGTGCGCTCGGAACGCCGTGGGTTACGCGAACTCACCACGCTGACCGATCAGGTGATCATCAAGCGGCTGCAGATCGCGCGCGGCGTCGGCCAAGCCTATATCGTCGGCGGCGTGAAGCGGCGCATCAACGTGATGCCGGACCCGGAGAAGATGCTGGCCCAGGGCATCGGCATGGACCAGTTGATGAGCGTGCTGCGGGCCGAGAACCAGCAGCTTCCCGTGGGCACGCTGACCCGGGCGCAGCAGGAATTCGTGGTGCAGATCGAGGGCCGGGTGCAGGATCCGGCGAAATTCGCCGACCTGATCGTGGCGCGGCGCGGCAGCGCGCCGGTTTACTTGCGCGACATCGCCACCGTGGAGGATGGCGAGGAAGACGACACATCGGTGGCGATGCTGAATGGCGAGCGTATGCTGGCCATCGACTTCCTGAAGGTGCAGGGCGCCAACACCATCCAGGTGATCGACAACCTGCGCCAACTGGTCAAGGAACTCGAGCCATCGCTGCCGCCCGATGTGAAGCTGGAATTCGTCAAGGACACCTCGCGCGGCATCCGCGTATCCGTGGACAGCGTGCGCCGCACCCTGATCGAGGGCGGCGTGCTGACCGTGATCATCGTGTTCCTGTTCCTGAATTCCTGGCGCAGCACCATCATCACCGGCCTCACCCTGCCGATTGCCGTGATCGGTACCCTGGCGGCCGTCTATGCCGCCGGCTTCACGCTCAACAAGCTGACCCTGATGGCCTTGTCGCTGGCGGTTGGCATCCTGATCGACGACGCCATCGTGGTGCGCGAGAACATCACCCGGCATGTGGCGATGGGCAAATCGCACCGCCGCGCTTCCCTGGAGGGCACCGAGGAAATCGGCCTCGCCGTGCTCGCCACCACCTTCTCCATCGTCGCGGTATTCCTGCCCGTCGCCTTCATGGGCGGTATTATTGGCCGCTTCTTCCTGCAATTCGGCATCACCGTGGTGGTGGCGGTGCTGATCTCGCTGTTCGTCAGCTTCACCCTCGATCCGATGCTCTCGAGCGTGTGGCATGATCCGGACTCCCTGCCCAACGCCAAGCGCGGCCCCATCGGCCGCCTGGTTGGCCTGGTCGACAAGGGCATGGAGAAACTCGGCCGCGTCTATCACCGCCTGCTCGGCTGGAGCCTGCGCTGGCGCTGGCTGGTGCTGGTGCTCGCGCTGGCCAGTTTCATCGGCTGCTTCAGCCTGGCCAAGCGCATCGGCACGGAGTTTGTGCCTGATGCCGATCTTTCCGAAATCCTGGTGGAAGTGACGGTGCAGCCCGGCGCCTCGCTCGACTATATGGAAGCCAAGCTGCGCCAGGTGCAGGATGCGCTGAAGGAATTCCCGGAAGTGCGCTACAGCTATGGCGCCGCCAATGCCGGCCTGCTGGCGCGCAAGAATGTCGGCACCATCTATGTGCGCTTCGTCGACCTCAAGGACCGCACGCGCACGCCGGCGGAACTGGCGCAGCCGATGCGTCAGCGCCTGTGGCAGATCGCCGGCATCGACAATATCAATATCGGCCAGCCGAATATCGGCGGCGGCCTGAACAAGACCATCCAGATCAGCCTGCAGGGCCGCGATATCGCCGAACTCGACCGGCTCTCACGCGAAGCGATGGCGCTGATCCGCGACGTGCCGGGCCTGGTCGACCTGGAATCGAGCCTGAAGGCGAACAAGCCGACCGTGGCGCTGACCATCGACCGCCAGTTGGCCGCCGATCTCGGTGTCGGCCTCGGCTCGATTGCCGCGACCTTGCGGCCTTTGCTGGCCGGCGACGAGGCCGGCACCTGGAAGGCGCCGGATGACGAGGATTACGACGTGTTCGTGCGCCTGCCGCGCAGCGACCGCGCCGGCCTGCCCGATCTCGACCGCCTCTATGTCGCCTCCAGCCAGACCAATGCCGATGGCAGCCCGAAGATGGTCGCTCTGTCGCAGGTGGCGGATATCGCGCCATCTGCCGGCTCGACCCAGATCAACCGCCGCGACCTCAACCGCGAAGTGCTGCTATCCGCCTCTTCCTCGGGCCGCCCGGTGGGTGAAGTCAGCCGCGACATCCAGGCACGGCTGAGCGGCCTGCACCTGCCGCCAGGCTACCGCTTCTGGTTCGGTGGTTCCTCCAAGGACATGAACGAAAGCGCCGGCTTCGCCGCCGCCGCCTTGCTGCTGGCAGTGGTGTTCATCTACCTGATCCTGGCTTCGCAATTCGCCAGCTTCCTGCAGCCCTTCGCGATCATGAGTTCGCTACCGCTCTCCCTGATCGGCGTGCTGATCGGCCTCTATGCCTGGGGTTCCACCTTCAACATCTTCTCGGTGATCGGCTTCATCATGCTGATGGGCCTGGTGACCAAGAACGCCATCCTGCTGATCGACTTCGCCAATCAGGCGCGCGCGGCCGGCAAGCCGCGCACCGAAGCCCTGCAGGAAGCCGGCGAAATCCGCCTGCGCCCGATCATCATGACCACCCTGGCAATGATCTTCGGCATGATACCGCTGGCGCTGGCGCTCGGCGAAGGTGCCAAGCAAAGCTCGGCGATGGCGCATGCGGTGATTGGCGGCCTGATCTCCTCCACCCTGCTGACCTTGCTGGTGGTGCCGGTGATCTACAGCTATCTGGATGATTTCGGCAGCTTCGTGAAGCGTTTCCTGCCGAAAGCCCCAGATGATGACCATGCCGCCGAGAAGCAGCCGGCAGAGTAA
- a CDS encoding efflux RND transporter periplasmic adaptor subunit, with the protein MKRAVKIGLWLVVLAGVAGGGLYVLKSRQGANAVATAAQTPAAAPRFEGIEFSPADLSEAKRADLRQSVRLSGTVQPLEQSNVRAEVAALVLEVTVRRGETVKKGQLLAKLDTRDLAARLRERESNLASARSSLSLAETNRTKAIQLNQRGVKSQTAVDDAENAYNTARANVAAIEQQLTMARKALSDAAIYAPIDGQVADRSANPGERVPVDGKLFVLADLTTMELEALVPARDVPRLKIGQRVALKVEGFADREFLARIDRINPTAQAGSRSILVYIRLSNPDLTLRGGMFASGEAILAEAANAVAVPYEALRRDAAGTHLFVLADNRVVKRKVEVGLTETVQGLVQITQGLQPGETVISAPGLKLSDGLAARVAGR; encoded by the coding sequence ATGAAGCGTGCGGTGAAGATCGGCCTGTGGCTTGTGGTGCTGGCGGGCGTTGCCGGCGGCGGCCTCTATGTGCTGAAAAGCAGACAGGGCGCCAATGCCGTGGCGACTGCGGCACAGACCCCGGCAGCAGCACCGCGTTTCGAGGGCATCGAATTCTCGCCGGCCGATCTCAGTGAAGCGAAGCGCGCCGACCTGCGCCAGAGCGTGCGGCTCTCCGGCACGGTGCAGCCGCTGGAACAGAGCAATGTGCGGGCCGAAGTCGCCGCCCTGGTGCTGGAAGTGACGGTGCGGCGCGGCGAGACGGTGAAGAAGGGCCAGTTGCTGGCCAAGCTGGATACCCGCGACCTTGCCGCCCGCCTGCGCGAGCGCGAGAGCAATCTGGCCTCGGCGCGCTCCTCACTCAGCCTGGCCGAGACCAACCGCACCAAGGCGATCCAGCTCAATCAGCGCGGCGTGAAATCGCAGACCGCCGTGGACGATGCCGAGAATGCCTACAACACCGCGCGCGCCAATGTCGCCGCCATCGAGCAGCAGCTTACCATGGCGCGCAAGGCGCTGAGCGATGCCGCGATTTATGCGCCCATCGACGGCCAAGTGGCCGACCGCAGCGCCAATCCGGGCGAACGCGTGCCGGTGGATGGCAAGCTGTTCGTGCTGGCAGACCTCACCACCATGGAGCTGGAAGCCCTGGTGCCGGCGCGCGACGTGCCGCGGCTCAAGATCGGCCAGCGCGTGGCGCTGAAGGTGGAAGGCTTCGCCGACCGCGAATTCCTCGCCCGCATCGACCGCATCAACCCCACCGCCCAGGCCGGCTCGCGCTCGATCCTGGTCTATATCCGCTTAAGCAATCCCGATCTCACCCTGCGCGGCGGCATGTTCGCCAGCGGCGAGGCAATCCTGGCGGAAGCAGCAAACGCCGTGGCGGTGCCCTATGAAGCATTGCGCCGCGATGCCGCTGGCACACACCTGTTCGTGCTGGCCGATAACCGCGTGGTGAAGCGCAAGGTCGAGGTCGGCCTGACCGAGACCGTGCAGGGCCTGGTGCAGATCACTCAAGGATTGCAGCCCGGTGAAACCGTGATCTCGGCGCCGGGCTTGAAACTCTCCGACGGCCTGGCTGCCCGCGTCGCGGGGCGCTGA